In Symmachiella dynata, the following are encoded in one genomic region:
- a CDS encoding family 43 glycosylhydrolase, with product MILSYRQRLPNVPCWVLFGLLLVLPHSLPAEELPPFDTTQVWVEMPSGRPVIDRGPAGAWDHYAVDNPFVLVEDGTYYCFFEAQDKPFNQGGHERMGLATSADGITWEKWPQNPILDIGPPGAWDHVVAKLPTVTKHKDRYYLFYSGRDGKTKQIGIATSTDLKTWTKHPENPVLQSRPGEWDTLLSTHPSPIFERDDRYYLLFRGMNQKTRQQGLNIAVSTDMVHWKRVQNEPVIPTIEETGSLAVADLGGHYLGLSQAAGRPYWQSSDLLTWKKSGAAEFTGKKVDTVSNPFLSNGKWTIVYEQQDRIYRAVLQPR from the coding sequence ATGATATTGTCCTACCGACAGAGACTGCCCAATGTTCCATGCTGGGTGTTGTTCGGGTTGCTACTCGTGCTGCCACATTCCTTACCGGCTGAGGAACTTCCGCCGTTCGACACGACCCAAGTTTGGGTCGAGATGCCCTCAGGTCGTCCCGTCATTGACCGGGGACCGGCCGGCGCCTGGGATCATTATGCGGTCGACAATCCGTTCGTGTTGGTCGAAGACGGAACGTATTACTGTTTCTTCGAGGCGCAGGACAAACCGTTCAACCAAGGGGGACATGAGCGGATGGGCTTGGCAACCTCGGCTGATGGAATCACCTGGGAGAAGTGGCCGCAAAACCCAATTCTCGACATCGGTCCACCGGGAGCGTGGGACCACGTGGTCGCCAAATTACCGACGGTCACAAAGCACAAGGATCGCTATTATCTCTTTTACTCCGGCCGTGACGGCAAGACCAAACAGATTGGCATTGCGACATCGACCGACTTAAAAACCTGGACAAAGCATCCCGAAAATCCCGTCCTGCAAAGCCGCCCCGGTGAATGGGACACACTGTTGAGCACCCATCCCTCACCAATCTTTGAACGCGACGACCGCTACTACCTGTTGTTTCGCGGCATGAACCAAAAGACGCGTCAGCAGGGATTAAACATCGCCGTCTCGACCGACATGGTGCACTGGAAACGCGTACAAAATGAACCGGTGATCCCTACGATTGAAGAAACCGGTTCACTCGCGGTAGCCGACCTGGGAGGACATTACCTCGGCCTGTCCCAAGCAGCCGGCCGTCCCTACTGGCAATCCAGCGACCTACTGACCTGGAAGAAGTCCGGCGCTGCTGAGTTTACCGGCAAAAAAGTCGACACCGTCTCCAACCCATTCTTAAGCAATGGTAAGTGGACCATCGTCTACGAACAACAAGACCGCATCTACCGCGCGGTGCTCCAACCGCGGTAG
- a CDS encoding molybdopterin-dependent oxidoreductase — MSGALLKIDGEVSQALELSYADFEAFPEAAQVCDVSRFHPTRQGDGVTLQSILDRVQPAESATYLTLHASHDDFAASIPLAAVAAEGIVVYKNAGAPLPVEKGGPVRFLIRDPAACHTAELDDCANVKFVDRIELTAGRGRDTRPEDDEEHEQLHANES; from the coding sequence ATGTCCGGTGCATTATTAAAAATTGACGGTGAAGTCTCGCAAGCGTTGGAGTTGTCGTATGCCGATTTCGAGGCTTTTCCCGAAGCTGCGCAGGTTTGTGACGTCAGTCGATTTCACCCCACGCGGCAGGGGGATGGAGTGACGTTGCAATCGATTTTGGACCGCGTCCAGCCAGCCGAGTCGGCGACCTATCTCACGCTACACGCCTCGCACGACGACTTTGCCGCCAGCATTCCGTTGGCGGCCGTCGCTGCGGAGGGGATCGTCGTGTACAAAAATGCCGGCGCGCCGTTGCCGGTGGAGAAGGGGGGACCGGTTCGGTTTCTGATCCGCGATCCCGCCGCCTGTCACACGGCGGAGTTAGACGATTGTGCGAACGTCAAATTCGTCGACCGCATCGAACTCACCGCCGGCCGCGGCCGCGACACACGCCCGGAAGACGACGAAGAGCACGAGCAACTGCACGCCAATGAGTCATAG
- a CDS encoding ferritin-like domain-containing protein, protein MSDDVRKQIIEELKVAYWMEIETVMNYIANSINLDGVRAEEIKKALAADVQEELGHAQVLARRIKTIGGEVPGSQAFSATQDALQPCSDHTDVKSVIKGVIAAEDGAIKQYNKLIKLCDGVDYVTQDLCITSLADEEEHRRDFMGYLTEYEQRS, encoded by the coding sequence ATGAGTGACGACGTACGGAAACAGATTATCGAAGAATTGAAAGTCGCCTACTGGATGGAAATCGAGACGGTGATGAACTACATCGCCAACTCGATCAATCTGGATGGCGTACGTGCGGAAGAAATCAAAAAGGCGCTGGCCGCCGACGTGCAAGAAGAATTGGGGCACGCGCAAGTGTTGGCTCGGCGAATCAAAACGATCGGTGGCGAGGTCCCCGGCAGCCAAGCATTCTCCGCGACACAAGACGCGCTGCAGCCTTGCTCGGACCATACCGATGTGAAGTCCGTCATCAAAGGTGTGATTGCTGCTGAAGATGGTGCCATCAAGCAGTACAACAAGTTGATCAAGCTGTGCGACGGTGTGGATTACGTCACGCAGGATCTGTGCATCACCTCATTGGCGGACGAAGAAGAACATCGCCGCGACTTCATGGGGTATTTGACGGAATACGAACAGCGCAGTTAA
- a CDS encoding superoxide dismutase [Ni] yields MSRFVTLSLALAAVSLVGVRTADAHCQVPCGIYGDQTRFEQMLEDFRTISKAMTQINELSEKSDAQSKNQLVRWINTKEEHASKTQKIMAEYFFAQRIKSDNEAYVKQLKAAHNIIVTAMKCKQTVDPKVAESLEKAIYDFYRAYEGKEPDFEH; encoded by the coding sequence ATGTCTCGCTTCGTAACGCTCTCACTCGCCCTGGCCGCCGTCAGTTTGGTTGGTGTCCGCACTGCCGATGCGCATTGCCAAGTCCCCTGCGGTATCTACGGCGACCAGACTCGGTTTGAACAGATGTTGGAAGACTTCCGCACCATCTCCAAAGCGATGACGCAGATCAACGAACTTTCCGAAAAGAGCGACGCTCAGTCCAAAAACCAACTGGTGCGTTGGATCAACACCAAAGAAGAACACGCATCCAAGACGCAGAAGATCATGGCGGAATACTTCTTTGCACAACGGATCAAGTCCGACAACGAGGCCTACGTCAAGCAACTGAAGGCCGCCCACAACATCATCGTGACCGCGATGAAATGCAAACAAACCGTCGATCCCAAAGTGGCCGAGTCGCTGGAAAAAGCGATCTACGATTTCTATCGGGCCTATGAAGGCAAAGAGCCCGATTTTGAACACTAA
- a CDS encoding diacylglycerol kinase: MQSRETYHRSDSSHSVRRQKRPAWRQHLVLTERGVVGGIRGGSAFFVHFFGCSIVLATGYVLALSLMQWVAVVLSMTIVLAAEMFNQALRAIVVDPEDGRIAPQAAKALGISTAAVMMTILGGLIVVGMIFAQRVSHFWAE, from the coding sequence ATGCAATCGCGAGAAACTTACCATCGATCAGACAGCAGTCATTCCGTCCGTCGACAAAAACGGCCCGCCTGGCGACAGCATTTGGTGCTGACCGAACGGGGTGTGGTCGGAGGAATCCGCGGAGGCAGCGCCTTCTTTGTACATTTCTTCGGCTGCAGCATCGTACTGGCGACCGGTTACGTTTTGGCCCTCAGCCTGATGCAATGGGTCGCTGTGGTCCTGTCGATGACGATCGTCTTGGCGGCCGAAATGTTCAATCAAGCTCTCCGTGCCATTGTCGTCGACCCCGAAGATGGCCGAATCGCCCCCCAAGCGGCCAAAGCACTGGGCATCTCGACAGCTGCGGTCATGATGACCATCCTAGGCGGCCTGATCGTCGTGGGGATGATCTTCGCACAACGCGTCTCGCATTTTTGGGCGGAATAA